The following proteins are encoded in a genomic region of Micrococcaceae bacterium Sec5.8:
- the rplU gene encoding 50S ribosomal protein L21, giving the protein MVYAIVRAGGRQEKVSVGDFVTLNRVPGGAGSTFELPALLLVDGDKVTSAASDLAKVTVTAEILEDLRGPKIVIQKFKNKTGYKKRQGHRQELTKVKITGIK; this is encoded by the coding sequence GTGGTGTACGCGATTGTCCGCGCAGGCGGCCGCCAAGAGAAGGTTTCCGTTGGAGACTTCGTTACCCTGAACCGCGTCCCCGGTGGAGCCGGCAGCACCTTTGAGTTGCCCGCACTGCTCCTGGTGGACGGTGACAAGGTCACGTCTGCAGCTTCGGACCTGGCCAAGGTAACGGTTACGGCTGAGATCCTTGAGGACCTTCGCGGTCCCAAGATCGTCATCCAGAAGTTCAAGAACAAGACCGGCTACAAGAAGCGCCAGGGTCACCGTCAGGAATTGACCAAGGTCAAGATCACCGGTATCAAGTAA
- the rpmA gene encoding 50S ribosomal protein L27, which translates to MAHKKGASSTRNGRDSNAQYLGVKRFGGQVVSAGEIIVRQRGTHFHPGAGVGRGGDDTLFALTPGAVEFGTRRGRRVVNIVAAAAAE; encoded by the coding sequence ATGGCACATAAAAAAGGCGCGAGTTCCACTCGCAACGGTCGTGACTCAAACGCCCAGTACCTCGGCGTCAAGCGCTTCGGCGGCCAGGTAGTTTCCGCAGGCGAGATCATCGTCCGCCAGCGTGGCACCCACTTCCACCCGGGCGCCGGCGTTGGCCGTGGCGGCGACGACACCCTGTTCGCACTGACCCCCGGCGCTGTCGAATTCGGCACCCGCCGTGGTCGCCGCGTTGTGAACATTGTGGCTGCTGCAGCTGCAGAGTAA